CCGCAGCCTGCCGTGGCCGACTACCCCGTCGACGCCCTGCGCGCCGTCGTGGAGGCGAACCTGATCGCGCCTTGGACCCTCACCCAACGCGCCCTGCCGGTGCTACGCGCGTCGGCCGGCGCGGTCGTCAACGTGACGTCGGACGCGGCGGTCGAGCCGTACGAGGGCTGGGGCGGCTACGCGTCCACGAAGGCGGCGCTCGAGCACGCCTCGGCCATCCTCGCCGCCGAGGAGCCGGCCGTCCGGGTGTGGTGGGTCGACCCAGGCGACATGCGCACGCAGATGCACCAGGAGGCGTTCCCGGACGAGGACATCTCCGACCGCCCGCTGCCGGAGAGCATCGCGCCCGCGTTCGTGCGGCTGGTCGCGCAACACCCGGCGAGCGGCCGGTACCGGGCCACGGACTTCCAGCCGGTGGCGCTATGAGTGCCGTAGCGCAGCTCGAACCGTCCGCGCGCTTCGACTTCGAGCTCCCCGAGGCGCTCGAGGCCCGCGAGCCCGCGGAGGTGCGCGGCTGCGGCCGCGACGACGTGCGGCTGCTCACCAGCGGCATCGGCTCCGGGGTGGTCAGCCACCACCACTTCACCGAGCTGCCCTCGCTGCTCGCCCCAGGGGACGTGCTGGTGGTGAACGTCTCGACCACGCTGCCCGCTGCGGTCGACACGCTCGACGGCCTGACCGTGCACTTCTCCACCCGAGCGGACGACGGCACGCACGTGGTCGAGCTGCGTCGGGCGGGCGAGCGCTACCCGTACGGCCGGGTGGACGACACCCACGAGCTGCCAGGTGGCGCCACCCTGCGGCTGCTCGCGCCGTACACCCGCGG
This sequence is a window from Streptosporangiales bacterium. Protein-coding genes within it:
- a CDS encoding SDR family NAD(P)-dependent oxidoreductase — translated: MSDTTNTNQVAIVTGASRGLGRALAEALAGAGWQVVVDGRDEQKLTAAVRGIAGVTVVPGDITEPTHQARLVTTATGIGTLRLLVNNAGALGPSPQPAVADYPVDALRAVVEANLIAPWTLTQRALPVLRASAGAVVNVTSDAAVEPYEGWGGYASTKAALEHASAILAAEEPAVRVWWVDPGDMRTQMHQEAFPDEDISDRPLPESIAPAFVRLVAQHPASGRYRATDFQPVAL